The Pongo abelii isolate AG06213 chromosome 7, NHGRI_mPonAbe1-v2.0_pri, whole genome shotgun sequence genome contains the following window.
GTCGCCCACGCGGTCTTCCTCTTCCCCGTCCTTtgggtctccctctccctcttttcctaagGGAAGACAGACCATTCATACTACTTGAATTGGCGCTCTGATAGTAGTAGTACCATTTCAAGTTTCCATTCTTCCAAGCATAACGGGTGTCCCCAAACCAACTAACTATGTCTGTTCTAGCAAGCCCGCTTTCTTTGGCCAACTTGTCATATTCTTCTGGTGATGGCCACTGTGTCCGGACAAACGCACTCTTAAGCATGTGCAGCTGCTCAGGTGTTTTTTTACATATCTTGCCTGTACTCCCTGACTTAGGTGCACCAGATTCATCTCCAGGAGAAGTTTCTCCAGCTTCTTCTTTGGAACTACCTGCATTACTTTCAtctatttccattttctcttcctttaaagcttttgatttcttcttctctGTAAACCAAGCATCGATTTCTCTTCTGGTAAGTTTGGTTTGTGCCCTTAACCTATTTAATTCTTCATCTGTAAGTACAGAGTTGTTGAGAAAACTTGCCTGAAGGACACGAAGCTGCTCTGCAGTTTTCTCTTTAAACTTTTGGGGAGTAAAGTCAGGAAAAGGATTCCAGGATTGCTTAGGCTGTACAGTACCAACAGTTGGGGATTCCGTGGTTTCATCACTGGAGTCTATAATAATGGTGGTAGAGGAATCATTGTTGAGATGTAAGCACTGATTACTCTTTGAATTTCTCTGGTTGTACCTTGTGTCACTAAACCATTTTTTAATCTCTCCTTTTGTCAGGCCTGTTATTTTCATAAGTCTGATAATTTCTGAATCATGGGGAAACTGATTTTTAAGGTAGCTAACTTTTAATTCTGCCAGttgctcttttgtcttttttgccCTAATGCCAAATGAATCAGGGTTTACCAATGCAGTTTCATGTTTGACACTTTGAGAAGTTGGAACTGCTGCCGTTGCTGGCTTTGTTTCTGCAGTAGGCTGAGCAGCAGGTACCTGACTTTTCTGTACATTATTCTGACTTGGAACGCCTGCCACTGTCAAGGCTATAGGTGCTGTAACTGGCAAGGTGTTTGTTCCAGCCACTTGAGTAAGGAccagaccaggctgaccaactaTTTGGCATGTCTGTAAAATAGATGGTAAACCATTACTTCCTGTGGAAATGTGTGTAGGAATAACAGTTATGGTCTGAGGTACAGTATGCACTGTTCCATTGAATTGTTTCCTTCTTGCCTCCTCTACCTCCTCGGGAGTCCAACTAACACCATGTTTTAAACGTTGGGCTGAAAACCATATCTTGATCTGTTCCTCTGTATATTTTGCTTGAGCAGAAAGAACTGTAATTTCTGACATTGTTGGGTAAGGGAATTTGTTGTAGGTGTTAAGTAAAAGGGGATTGTTATCCAATGCAGCATTGTAGGTGGGAATGCTATTAACAGGGATTAAGACTTTGggaatcaaattagaattctGCTGAGCAGACACAGCAGTTATCACCTGTGCCAATCCAGGAAGAACTGCTGCTGGTGTCACTACCGTGCTGGCAGTACTTGGATGTATTCTGTTTACAATGGAAGTACTTGTATTAGATTcagaagctgaagaacttggatttTCTACAGTTTCTTCACGGTCTGGTttgatttcattctctttctcttcaggAACGTCCTCAACTGAGTTATGATGAACTGCAATCCGtttattttccactttatttttcatcattttcatGATAGGAGTTTTACTGATAGATATTCCCGAAGAAGAAACTTCTGTAGATTCTGCTTGCTCTGCATTCTCCTCTTTAACAAAACTACCATCAAAAGTCAGATCATTTATTGTTTGTTCAAAGATTGTCTGGTTATTACGTTTCACCATAGTCAACTTAAAATTCTCTTCTCCTGGGTGATATTTCAGATTATGCTCAGAAAGTGCATCATACCTTTTGGTAAGAAAATTGCATTCGACACAAACATAGGATGAATTTAGCACTACATTGGGATGTTCCGAATCCACATGAAAAGTAAACATATTTAGATCTGGAGTTTGAAAAGTACAATATTTACATTCATATCCACcttcaacttttttattttgctgattgTCTGAGTCCACAGATTCATGAACCTCTTCATCACTTGAGATACTCTCTGCTCTGGTGTTTTCTACAGGTGTAAGCACAGGAGGACCTTCATCCAAATCTGATATCAACTCAAGGTCTGGATCTTGTTCACTGGCAAGGACCATGCAAGGTGTTGTTGATTTTCGCCTGCTTGCCATTCTGATGTTATGAGGAAAAGCTCAGTGGTGATTAAAAAGCATCGAGGCTTAAAACTGTTCAGTGTTCTTCATTTGAAAACAATGGCTTTTGGTTCTTCAAGTCCATTTTTGTGCTCAACAAGTCTCATTAGCAGCTTTCTCATGGTGCAATCAAGTAAAGAACTTATTGTTGGCAGATAAAATACTGCtgaatttctgaaatttttgaaGCACAACTCCAATCacctacattaaaataaatttaaaaatgttttaaaatgagtaACTATGatcttttaaacaaattatagtTATAGTTCACTTATATGAAGTGGCTGGATAGCTCAGTTATAAAGATCTAGAATAAGataagaatcagaaaaaaatgcccTCTAAAGATCAAAATAAATCTCTCCAAGCCAACTCACTGAACGTTAAGTACTTTACCTTGGGTCAGACACAAGcttattcatttaaattttttagccAGCTATATATTAGAAGACAAGGGGGAAAGGGCCTGCTTTGGCAAGCACACTATtattaatgtgaaatgaaaacgTTAACAAGGGAGGAACTTTAACACTATAAAAAGCATTCACAGATACTAAAATATTATGGCCATTAAGTGTGTAAGAaattcagcctggccaacatggtgaaactccatctctactaaaaatacaaaaattagccaggcgtggtggcaggtgcctgtagtcccagcttctccagaggctgaggtaggagaatcgcttgaacccaggaggcagagattgctgtaagccaagatcatgccactacattccagcctgggcaacagagtgagactccatctcaaaaaaaaaaaaaagacaagaaatttaATCCATTAGTTCATTAGTTATGTCCTCTTCTTCCTACTGGTCTATGTCATCAGCCAAAAGCATGCTTCAAGTATGGCAAAAATAGCAAAGATGGAGGATGAATGATCAAAGTTTCAgaaacattcttctttttttttttttttttcaagacagagtctcactatgccacccaggctggagtgcagtggcgcaatctcggctcactgtgacctctgggttcaaatgattctcttaccttagcctcctgagtagctgggattacaggcgcttgccaccatgcctggctaatttttgtagttttagtagagatggggtttcaccacgttggccaggctggactcgaactcctgacctcaggtgatctgtccactttggcctccaaaagtgctgggattacaggcatgagccaccgtgcctggcctaccaGAAACATTATTCTTAGCACTTGCCACAATGCTACCAAAAGTTATAAAGCATATCTAATCACATCAGTCTCCTGATACAGGTCCCTAATGTTGAAGGAATAAAGTTCAAACTCCTTGCGGGACATATAATCCCTTTCACAACCTAGTTTAACCTCACTTTCCTTCCTCCTGTTTCCTTATGCTTTAGGTACACCAGAAATGACTGCCATTCCACAGACATTCAATGCACTTTCAGACCCTTACTCAGGCCCTTCCTTAGGTTAGGACACTTGATGTGTTGATCTCTCTGTGTGCTCTCTAGGACAGCAGTcttcaacctttttggcaccagggaccggtttcatggaagacaatttttccatgtacCACAGGGTGGGGGGAtgagatggttttgggatgaaactgttccacctcagatctgACATTAGATTCCCACagggagtgtgcaacctagagcCCTCGCATGCGCAGTCACAATAGGGTTGTGCTCCTATGAGCATCTAATGCCGCCGCTCATCTAACAGAAGGCAGAGTTCAGGCGGTAATGCTTGCTTGCCTACCTCTCACCttttgctgtgtggcccagttcctaacaggtcatggattggtactggtccatggcgcaggggttggggacccctacTAGAGATCACCTTCTCCCTTTCATTTGGTCCCATTTCCTCCCCTATTTTCTAGTCTAGTACTTACCATACTGTACATGGCAGAGTAATATTACATTTCTGTCCCTGCACCCCCATCCATATCTGTGGTCTACTTACTCTAGATATTGTGTCtcatttttaataacagcttGCTATAATTTGGATGTTTgatccctccaaatctcatgttgaaattcgATCCCCAATCTTGGAGGCAGAGCCTAATaggaggtgtctgggtcatggggTCAGATCCCTCATGAACAGTTTGGTGCTGTGCatgtggtaatgagtgagttctcgctctaCCAGTTCCTGCAGGAGCTGGTTGTTAggaagagcctggcacctccccactgtctcttttgcttcctttcttgccatgtgatctctgcccACATGCATTCCCCATCATCTTCTGTCATGAGTGGAAGCTGCCTGAGGccatcaccagaagcagatgcttgagccatgcttcttgtacagtctgcagaactgtgaaccaaagaAACCCTTTATCTTTCTAAATTACCTAGCTCtgggtattcctttataggaaCACAAAGAGACTGAGACACAGCTTTTTTGAGATAAAACAAAGTCCCCAAAACTCTGGATTGAGCCAAGGAACTTTGTATCTTCAACCTAATACTCTCCCAGCTGAGCTATTTTGGCTGACATCTCATTAATGCTGCATTCCCAAGTGCATACAAGAAGCCTGAATTCAGGGAGATAATCACTCAATGTTTATTAAATTGACTAGAATGAAGAGGAAAATAGTCCTACAAAACTCAACAGGACCTGCAGGAGGCATCACCATAGAGAACAGTATCTGAAATTCACAATAATAACTttaaatcatcaagaaaaaatgaattaggatcatacaaatatatttaaatagattttatacctaaaatttttaaaataaaaagttttatgcTAAAGTAAAGTTTGCGTTTCTAAAGTCTAatccaaatgaaaatgaataaaatgggtAAGTGATTTCATTTATTCTCCACCACAAATTAgagctatttttaatttactgGCATCCTAGCTGAATGGAGGAGAAGAGAGTTTGcttcaaaaattattaagcaaAACTAGGTCCCTATGAGACAATACATCTAGTCAGTAAATGGAGAGACATTTTTAGGAAAGAGAGCAGTCCCAAGAGAGAATACCCTAACTTTGAAGGATGGTAAAATCCTCCTCACCGGAATTGTTCAAATACAGACTACACATCCAAGTAGGAGAAGGAAAATTGGACTAAATGTCCTTTGTTCCCTAATTTCCCATATTACCAAATAAAGAGcatcagtttaaaaataatagtggTATTAATAATCCAGATCCCTACTCTCAAAggtgtcattctttttttctttaaaacactcTTGATTTCTAAGATATTAGAAAGAAATCACTGATATTTACAACTATTTCTTAACCAAATGTTATAAACTAAGCCAATGTTATCTTTTAATAAAATAGGGGttgccattattttttttcaagtatcaACACAGATATTTGATCATTTTTTGTCATTAGAAACAGGGAATTCCTTAAATGGCTCTAAATAAGTGgtccagacatggtggtacacatctgtaatccagctattcaggaagcttaGGCAGGAAGATTCCTTGAGTCTACGAGTtcaagactgggcaacatggtaagatactgtttctaaaaaaaatagtaagtggAAGAGTAATAAATGAGCAGCACTCGTATTTTGAACAGTATAGGGAATTGTTGAAAGGCAGAGGAGTAAGCTATTTTGTGACTGTTACTTTCCTGGAATCTGAGAGAGACTATATTTAATTGGGGTATAATAATAGTTGGAAGGCAAGAGGGTTTCTTTCTGAAACTTTTTCCTCAAAgtggtggttttcaaactttttgttttaaGCAGGGGAGCCCTTTCTTCAAACAAAATGCTATGAGGAATCTCAGGTCAAAACAGATAAAAGAGAAGccatcggctgggcgcagtggcttacgcctgtaatcccagcactttgggaggccaaggccagtggatcacaaggtcaggagatcaaccatcctagccaacagtgaaaccccatctctactaaaaatacaaaagttagctgtacaggcgtggtggcgggcgcctgtaatcccacctactcagaaggctgaggcaggagaatcacttgaactcgggaggcggaggttgcagtgagccaagatcgagccactgcactccagcctgggtgacagagcgagactctgtctcaaaaaaagaaaaaaagaaaggaaagaaaaaaagaggagctATCTGGttggaggaggcagaggctaaACTAATCTCTGACCAAATTCCATGAATCGTACAATCCCCACTTCCACTTTTCAGGGGTTCTGAGATGTGTTTAAAAGCCTTTGGCTTAAACTTAAACATATCGGCtgggcgcgcctgtaatcctagcactttgggaggctgagaaggatggatcacttgaggtcgggagtttgagaccagcctggccaacgtggtgaaatcccgtctccactaaaaatataaaagttagccgggcgtggtggcgtgcacctgtaatcccgctccttggaaggctgaggcaggagaatcacttgaactcaggaggtggaggttgcagtgagccgagatcaagccactgcactccagcctgggcaacagagcaacactccatctcaaaataacaacactcatctcaaaaaaaaaaaaaaaaaaaaatacatatatatatatatatatatatatatatctcaagaCAATATATCAGTTTCATCAAAAATCCTCCTCTCATTGAGCCATTGCTCAGCCATGAAATTCGAAAACTCATCTAGagaggacaggtgcagtggctcatgcctgtaaccccagcactttgggaggctgaggggtgggggggcgcatcacttgaggtcaggagttcgagaccagcctggccaacatggtgaaaccccaactctactaaaaatacaaaaattagctgggcatggtggtgggtgcctgtaatcccagctactcaggaggctgaggcaggagaatcacttgaatccaggaggtggaggatgcagtgagccaagatcgcaccactgcattccagcctgggtgacagagagagactccgtcccaaaaaaaagaCTATTTGCTTGCTATAATCCACTGTCAGGCCCCCATGATTTTGCTAACAAAAGTAAGGTCAGTGTGTTATTTAACATATTGCTAAAAACAGACTGAGAAGTCTCAAAAGAGTTTCAAGATTTGGTCCAAAAGCTCAATTCTGCATAATGTGTATAGTCTAAAAATAGACCAAAGGGCAAACAAAGGTATCCTCggaattattattataaagtcaTAAGTTTGGAGGAAACAAGGATCTTAATCTTAGTACAACTGCCTCATTTTTATGGAAGAAGAATCCCAGGCCCAGAGTAATTAATTCATAAAGTCATTGTGGATAGGGTAAAGCCACAGGTTTTGCAGTCACCTTTGTCAATTAGTAGTTAGGTGCCTGGAAAAACTATTCAGTTcaacctcaattttctcatgtaTAAAACCAAGATTCTTCAATTCAACAAATTTGTTGAATGTCAACCACGTGAAAGGCAGTAATGATGCAATGGTGACCAAGACAGGCAGTCTCTGGTTTCTCAGGTACCAGCAGTGAAGCAAGGAAAGCAAGCAGTAAACAATTACTTAGAATAACTATG
Protein-coding sequences here:
- the ZHX1 gene encoding zinc fingers and homeoboxes protein 1; this translates as MASRRKSTTPCMVLASEQDPDLELISDLDEGPPVLTPVENTRAESISSDEEVHESVDSDNQQNKKVEGGYECKYCTFQTPDLNMFTFHVDSEHPNVVLNSSYVCVECNFLTKRYDALSEHNLKYHPGEENFKLTMVKRNNQTIFEQTINDLTFDGSFVKEENAEQAESTEVSSSGISISKTPIMKMMKNKVENKRIAVHHNSVEDVPEEKENEIKPDREETVENPSSSASESNTSTSIVNRIHPSTASTVVTPAAVLPGLAQVITAVSAQQNSNLIPKVLIPVNSIPTYNAALDNNPLLLNTYNKFPYPTMSEITVLSAQAKYTEEQIKIWFSAQRLKHGVSWTPEEVEEARRKQFNGTVHTVPQTITVIPTHISTGSNGLPSILQTCQIVGQPGLVLTQVAGTNTLPVTAPIALTVAGVPSQNNVQKSQVPAAQPTAETKPATAAVPTSQSVKHETALVNPDSFGIRAKKTKEQLAELKVSYLKNQFPHDSEIIRLMKITGLTKGEIKKWFSDTRYNQRNSKSNQCLHLNNDSSTTIIIDSSDETTESPTVGTVQPKQSWNPFPDFTPQKFKEKTAEQLRVLQASFLNNSVLTDEELNRLRAQTKLTRREIDAWFTEKKKSKALKEEKMEIDESNAGSSKEEAGETSPGDESGAPKSGSTGKICKKTPEQLHMLKSAFVRTQWPSPEEYDKLAKESGLARTDIVSWFGDTRYAWKNGNLKWYYYYQSANSSSMNGLSSLRKRGRGRPKGRGRGRPRGRPRGSKRINNWDRGPSLIKFKTGTAILKDYYLKHKFLNEQDLDELVNKSHMGYEQVREWFAERQRRSELGIELFEENEEEDEVIDDQEEDEEETDDSDTWEPPRHVKRKLSKSDD